The DNA sequence ACGTGAATGCGAGCCGGTTCGAAGAAGTTCATGATCTGGTAGAACCCTTTCCCTTCTTCTTCCCCGATGAGCTTGTTCTCAGGAACACGGACGTTGTCGAAATTCAACTCCCACGTATTCCATCCTTTGAACCCGATCGTGTCCAATTTCTGTCCGGACAGACCGTCGACGTCGAATTCGCCTCTAGACTTGTCTACGAGAAATCCGGAAACGCCCTTGTGACCGCGACTCTGATCCCCTGTTCTTGCGTATACACAGATGAAATCGGACAGTTTTGCTCCGGTACACCACATCTTCTGGCCATCGATAACGTACTCGTCGCCGTCTTTTTCAGCTGTTGTGGACAGTCCAGCGACGTCACTTCCGGCACCTGATTCGGAAATACTGACGGCCTTGAACTTATCACCTGTAGCCATCTTCGGGAGGTACTCTTCTTTCTGTTCGTCCGTCGCTCCAGGAATGTACTGCCCTCGAGCGATCAGCGTGCCGACGCTCATCCACCCGCGGCACAATTCTTCGACGACGAGGGAATATGCCAGTGGGCCCATTCCGAGTCCGCCGTACTCTTCTGGAATCATGAGGCCGAAATACCCCATATCGCCCAGCTGGTCGATCAGTTCATCACTCATTCGTTCGCCTTTTGTATCGCGCTCGTTTGCCTCGGGAATGACCTCGTTTTCGACGAAGTTTCGAGTCTCATTCCTCAGCATTTCTAGCTCGCTGTCAAGCTGCGTCATGGTACGTGTGACCGAATTAGCTCGGGGTATATAATGGTTTTGTTCAGACGAATTCATTTCTCTGGCTAACCGGCCGAGAGGGAGGCCCTAACAACCATTTCCGAATATGTGGCCGTTCCACAATATGGAAAATATAATATGGTGCCGACCTCTAACCCATACTATGGAAAAAGAAAGCCAGACCATCCAAGCGGGAGAAAAACTCCTGACCGTTATCGAGGCCATTCAGGAACTCGATGGCGCCCGTGTTTCCGAACTCGCCGACCACCTCGGATACACCAAAAGCACGGTCCACCGCTATCTAGCCACGCTTGAATCACAAGAGTACGTCGTGAAGGAGCGAGGAACCTATCATATTGGACTTCGATTCTTAGATATTGGAGAACACGCGGCTACGCGCAAAAAAGCGTATACAATGGCAGAGTCAAAGGTTGCCGAACTTGCCGAAGAAACACAGGAGAGGGCGCAATTCGTCGTCGAAGAGCACGGAAAAGCTGTGTACGTCCATCGGGAGATCGGCAACAACGCCGTCAGGACCGATCCTGGTCTCGGTAAACGGATTCCGATTCACGCTGCAGCTGCAGGAAAAGCAATCCTCGCATATACGCCAGAAGAGAAGGTGCAACACATCATTGAAACCAGAGGATTGCCAGCAATGACCGAGCATACGATAACGGATCCCGAGGAACTGTTTGAGGACCTCGAGCTCACTCGCGACCGGGGATACACGATCAACGAAAACGAAATCCTCGAAGGACTTTCGGCTATTGGCGTTGCGATCCAGGACGAAAATGAACGTGCTATCGGGGCGCTAAGCGTCTCTGGTCCAACTCATCGAATGAAAGGAGAGTGGTTCAAAGAAGACCTCCCGAGTCTGTTGATGGGAACAGCGAATGAACTCGAATTGAATACGTCTCATTCTCACCGGTTGTAGATGCTGTTGTGCCTGCTTTTCCCTCTCTGCGCTACAAATCGTGGCGAAGGCTTCTCCGACCGTGTTCCACAATATGGAATTCTCCGATCTAGATCTCTCGGGATCGAGAGTGGCAGTAGGGATGGCTACTCGGCCTATTACAATTCCACGACGTAAAGGACTGAGATGCAACCGAAACGATTTCATAGCCCTACTGTTATCTTTCTGAACCTGATCGTTGGTAGAGGTGGTCACGCAAACTCCATTACAATCATATGGCTGTAATTCAACGTCCGAGTCGTTTCAGGACGTATGGGGTCAATTGACATCCGCTGTCGGTTTCCCAGTGAGCGAATGCTGTGTTACGATCATATGAATGTAATTAGTTCTGTGGATTCCATAATATGGAACTTACAGAAGATTTCTAACTACATCGGTGAAATCCTCTCTATTGCACCTGAGAGGAACGCTGAGCGTCCTATATCGTAGTTAACTGCTACCAATTTATTCTGAGCAGGACAAAGTGAATATATACCACGCAAATCTTCTCGACATGCTAAGTAATCACGGACTCTGGAACTGTTCTTCCGAAAGAGCGGCTATTCAGAGCCCTCTCAGTCACTGGCAGTTGCTCGCTATTCGTGCCCGTCAGTAACACGATCCGCGACACGATCAGCTTTCCACAGTATGGAACGCGATATATCTGACTACGATCCACTCCTCGGGCCAGGAGACTGGGCTTTGTTCGCTTCGACCGTCTTCCCGTACCAAGCATCGGCGTTATGATGCCCCGGAAACGGATTCGAGCGAGGATACGATTGTTGGGCTGAAGAATCTGCAGTGAGATAGCCTCTGTTGATATCGGCCGACGACCGCTGCCTAGGTACTTGCCTCAGATGTTCACTCATGTCTCCAGTTAGCTCGAGTATCTGCGAGAAGGGGTACCGGACGTCCGATCCCGAGGGGAGAATCGCGCCACGTTCTATGAGACGACCCATACTAATAAATAGTAAGCCACCACGTTTCACATAGGCTATGGACGAAGAAGCAATCCGCGAAACATACGGCACAGCGACGATTACACCGCAGAATGATGTTGTCGTTGGGTCGTTTGGGACGTGGACGATTACGTACACAGCTGGTGAACTCGGTCTGGACGATGGCGCTCGGCTGAAAATTGCCGCAAACGTGGCAAGTGACTGGGGCCCGCCGCAGTTTGACGATCCTACAGAAGATAATTACTGCTCGGTGACGACCTCGGGTGATGCGAGCGTGACAGCTGAGTATCATTCGAGGGGTTACTCCCGCCCCTGGACGGACACGATAGACGTCGATGTGCACGATGGAGCACTCTCTCCTGGCGACACGATCACGCTTACGCTCGGTGATCGAAGTCAAGGAAGCATGGGGTTGTCCGCTCAGAGTTATCCGGAGACCGGATTTCAGTTCATCGTTCTCGTCGACGCCTTCGAAACCGAAGAGTACGTTCGGATAGCGGATGACCTGTCGTTTGATCTCGTTCCCGGTACACTCGATAGGCTCCGCGCAGTGGTCCCTTCAACGGCGTCGATTGATGAAACGGTCACTCTCTCCGTTCGGGGTGAGGACTACTGGGGGAACCCGATTACCGACGATACGACCACAGTCCGATTCGAGGGTGATGATGGCATCAAGCTTCCAGAAACGGCCACGCTCTCGGACGGCGTGGTTCACGTTCAAGCCTCGTTTGACCAACCCGGCGTCTATCGAGTAACCGTCAGTGACGATGAAAGCGGTGCCGAGACGACGACGAATCCGGTGTGCTGTCGCGACACCGACGTCGGTACTCGCACATATTGGGGCGATATCCACGGGCAATCCGGAGAGACGGTCGGCACCGGAACGATCACTGAATACTTCGACTTTGCCAAGGAGAAAGCGTTTCTCGATTTCGTCTCTCACGCCGGCAACGACTTTCAGATCACCGACGCGTTCTGGGAAACGATCCAGGATACCGTCAAAGAATTTCACGAACCCGATGAATTCGTGACGTTTCTCTGTTACGAGTGGTCGGCGAACACACCGAACGGAGGCGATCACAACGTCTATTTCCTCGATGACGAGGCCGAGATCAATCGGAGTTCGAGCTGGCAAGTCGAGAACGGGTACGAGCGCCACCAGGGGATCAATACCGCCGAAGAACTCTACGAAACGTACAGTGGTCGAGATGACGTCCTCATCATCCCCCATCAAGGCGGCCGACCGGCGACGTTAGATGCATTCGATCCGGAGCTGACACCGTTTCTCGAACTGCTCTCGGTCTGGGGTGTCTTCGAGTGGTTTGGACAGGAGGCACTCGAACGTGGATACCAGGTCGGGTTCGTTGGCGGTAGTGACGACCACACCGGGAGGCCTGGTGCGAGTCGTCCAGCAAACGTAACGGGATGGTCCTTCCCGATCAAGGGCGGATTGATGGGTATTCACGCCGATTCGCTTACCCGGGAATCGCTCTGGAACGCGTTCAAGAATCGGCGGTGCTATGCGACGACTGGCGCTCGAATTGACCTTAACACGTCGATCGACGGCCACCCGATGGGATCTACAGTTGACGTCACCGGGTCTCCGACGATCAATGTCGAAGTGAGGGGGACTGCACCGATCTCCGAAGTAGATCTGTTCCGGGGAACCGATTGCGTCGCTACCGAGACGTTCAGAGACGGAGACGACTGGCTGGAGGTTCTGTGGACCGGCGCCCGGTCGAAGACGCGTCACAAAGTCCAAAATTGGACCGGCGGCGTGAGCCTCGACCGGGGGCGAATCGACGACGTGGAACCGTTCGGCTTCGATCATCCGAAACAGGGTATTGAGAGCGTGACCGATACGGCCGTCAAATGGGATGCGGCTACAGCAGGGAATTATCAGGGGGTCAGGCTTCAGCTCGATGCGCCTACGGACGCGATGCTTTCCATTAGCACGCCACCTGTCACCGAATCTGTCGCTCTTTCCTCGGTCGAGGACAGCGTCGTTTTCGACGCGGGCCGCATAGAACGGAGACTCGAACTCAATAGGGTGGGTCAATCTTCTACAGTAGACACCAAGATCGCGTTCGAAGACGATCCGGACCCCGACACCTATCCCTACTATGTACGGGTTCGCCAGACTGACGGAGAAATGGCGTGGAGTTCCCCTATCTTCGCCACCATCGAGTGAAAGCGAGGATCAACTCGAAACGAGAGCACTCTGATTTTCCCCAGCGGATCCCATACGGAACCGCAACACGTTGTTTGACGATTTAGCCAGAGAGTGGGACCTACGACGACGGTGATGAGAGGAACAACGACGTGACACTGGCAACGAGTGCGATCCCGGCAAGCAACAGAAATGCACGGTCGAAGCTTCCAGCCTCGGCTATGATTCCGACGGCGATCGGACCGGTCGCCCCGAATAGAAGGTAGGCGAAACGGGTTGTGCCGACTATTGCGCCCTTGTTACTCTCCCCTGGCACGACAGAGACAACGTACGAGTTGGTAATCGGCCAGACAGCGAGTAAGAGGGCCGCAGGAACTGTGATCAAGACGAGAGTCCAGAGTCCACTTACGAACGGAAGCACCGCCAACACAGCCACTGTGCCGCCAAAGACACCAGCGAGTGTAACCCGAGTTCCAAGCCGGTCGCTAACGATGCCAGCTACCGGCTGGATCACGATCCCCGATGCAAAGAACAGCCCTAAAAGCGTTGCTGCGGTCCCCGAATGAAGACCTTTCCGGACGACGAGATAGGTTGGATAAAAGCTGGTAAATGACTGATAAACGAACGCATTCAACGCCATCGAAATATTGACGATTATCAGGGGACGATGGCGGAGGCTATTCAGGAAGGGACGCAAATCATCCCAAGACCGCTCACTGTCCCCTCTGGTCGTTGTAGCAGTAGTCTGGGGGAGCGTAATCCAGAGACTGGTAAGTGCCAGGATGAAAAACGGCAATATACTTCCGAGGCCCCATCGCCATCCGACCGCGACGGCGAGTAATCCGGCCAACGTTGGCAGGAGTGTCGTTCCAACGTTACCAGCGGCCTGAGTAAGACCCATCGCAACGCCACCTCGGTCCTGAAACACAGTACCTACTACCGTTACGCGCGTCGTTCCGTAGAGACCTGTTCCTACACCGACCAGCACTATTGCAAGAAAGAGCACTTCGATCGAAGGCGCGAGTATGACGAATATAATTCCTGCTATCGAAACTGAGCAACTTAAAACAAGTGCGGTTCGTTCCCCCATTCGATCTGCAATGATCCCACCAGGGAGTTGCATCAATGCATAGGCGGCCCACAGCATCGACAGGAGAAGCCCCGCAGTCGAGAGACTCATCCCGAACTCACTCCGAATATTGGAGAGGAGGGTTGGGAAGACGAGTCGGACGCCAAGACTGACGAGCCATCCAAGCGAGACCGCCATCAGCATCCACCCGCGGCCATCCTTCTGAAGATCACCGACTACCGCCCTCGCATGTTCGTAGAAAGTCTGGATGTGCGAGTTCGCCATTATGCTGAAATCACCGTACCGAGAACTCGAGTCGCTCGAGTCAATTTGTGATAGGTTCGTTCGCTGGCGGCTTGGATGACTGGGCAGCGGTTCATCTTTCGGATATGGTAGTTTCTATTTTGATATCATAATAGCGTTTTGCAACCAGAGATCCCGTCCGCAGTCGACTACCAACTGGTGTTCTTGTTCTCACCGACGGCTAATCTTTGAGGAACAACCCGCTTTCAGCGGCAAGTTTGGATGACAATACGAAGTGGTTACAGAAATACAAGCAGAGCGGTAATTTAGGATGGATTTGGCTCTGGGAGACGAACGCCCAGCACTCTGTCCCACGTACGAACCATCAGTATAAAGTCGCCACCGGCGTCGGGATCGGTCACCCATCCAAAAAAGCGTTAGTCTAATATAGCTGTGGAATATTCGGTTTCGTATTGGACCCTATGAGCAGTATTGACCTCGCCTTTATTTCGCGATTCAGGAGTCTGGATACCGACTGGCAAAGTATTATTATTGGACTGCTATTGCTAGGAGCGGTGGTATTCTTTGAAATCCAGATTCCATGGTAAGATGAATCGGACGCTCTTTTTTGAACTGATACTTGGAGTATCGTTGCTAGGAGTTTGTGCAATCCTCGCGAAAGTATCCGCCCCGTTCATTCCCGGAGCCAATAACCTATTAATCGCGGTTATTATCGGTATCACCATCGCGAATACCACGGGAGTTCCATCAGTAGCCCGCCCAGGCGTTCAAACACACAAACTCTGGCTTGCGACGGGGATCGTGTTGATGGGTGCTTCGTTGACGGTAGAATCGATACTTGCAAGAGGCATCCTTGTACTGGCGATAGTACTATCCGTGACAACCTTCACGATCTTTTATGTTGAGTTCTTATCTCGAGTCGTTTTCGGCTTCTCGGAGAAACTAAGTTCGTTGTTGGCGGTAGGCTCGAGCATTTGTGGTGTCTCTGCAGTTGTAGCAGTTGCAGGGAGTATTCGTGCTTCTGAGGAAGATATCGCCTACGCTGCGGCGACGGTGTTGTTATTCGACGCAGTTACGCTATTCATATATCCAATTGTTGGAAATATATTTGCAATACCATCAAAAATATTCGGGATGTGGGCAGGTGTGAGCATGTTCAGTACGGGGCCAGTGATCGCGGTCGGATTCATGCACTCGGCAAAAGCAGGGGAATGGGCAACGATAACGAAACTCGCACGGAATGCCCTGATCGGTGTAGTCGCAGTCGCATACGCCGCGTATTATACACGAAAACGGACAAATGCAAGCCAGTCACAAATCAGGATACTCTGGGCAGAATTCCCGAAATTCATACTGGGATTCATTGCGTTCATGTTTATTGCGAGTGCTGGTTTCCTATCGACGAATCAAATATCGTCACTGGTAAATGTGTATAATTGGTTGTTTTTACTCGCGTTCGTTGGTCTAGGGACAGAAATTCGCTTTTCGGAGTTGCGCTCTACGGGGATCTCTCCCGCACTGGTCGTATTAATCGGATTGTCTACTGTGAGTGTCTTTTCATTATTACTGTTATTTTTCTTATTCGGCTGAATGGAGATACTGGAAGATTTCGGAAAGTAGCAGTTAAATCGACATGTGACACTTGATACGTAAGGATTTTATATGTATAGTCCCAATCGTCCGCAGCGTAATGAAAATTCTCGTAACGGTCAAAGAAGTGGCGACCGTCGAAGACGAGTTCGAAATCGACGGCACCGAGATTGCAGATCAGTACCTCGGTGCTGATCTCAACGAGTGGGACGACTACGCGATCGAAGAAGCCGTCCAGCTCCAGGAAGCCGGGATCGCCGACGAAGTCGTAACCGTCACCATCGGGCCGGAAGACTGTGAACAGACCATCCGCCAGGCGCTTGCCAAAGGCGCCGACCGCGCCGTCCGCGTCTGGGACGACTCCCTCGAGGGCGTCGACCTGCTCGACGTCAACGCGAAGACGGAGATCTTGAGCGCCGTCGTCGAGGAAGAAGAGCCCGATCTCGTCTTGAGCGGCGTCCAGGCCGGGGACGACAGTTTCGCCGCGACCGGCGTGTCCGTCGCCGAAAACGTCGGCTTCCAGTGGGGCGCCGTCGTCAATCACCTCGAGCACGACTTCAGCGGCGACACCGTATCGGTGCGCCGCGAACTCGAGGGCGGCGTCGAAGAACTGAACGAAATCGAGCTGCCGGCCGTGCTGACGATCCAGACCGGGATCAACGAGCCCCGCTACGCCAGCCTCCGCGGTATCCGCCAGGCCCAGCGCAAGGAACTCGACGTCCAGAACCTGGCCGACCTCGGCGTCGACGAGAGCGCCATCGATGCCGACCTCGAACTGACGGACATGTACGAACCCGAAAGCGAAAGCGACGTCACCGTCTGGGAGGGCGGCCCGGACGATACCGCCGCAGAACTCGGTGAACTGCTCCGCGACAAGGGGGTGGCACAATGACCGACGTGCTCGCGGTCACCGACCACCGCCGCGGCGAACTCCGCGACGTCAGCTACGAACTCATCACCGCCGGCCGCAGCCTCGCCGACGAAACCGGCGGCGACCTCCACCTCGCGGTCATCAGCGGCACCGTCGACGACTTCGCCGACAAACTCAACCGCGAGGGCGTCGACGCCATCCACACCGTCCCCTACGGCGAAGAGTTCAACCACGACGTCTACACGCAGGCGATCACGCAACTCTACGACGAACTCGCCCCCCAGTACGTCCTTACGCCCAACAGCGTCAACGGACTCGACTACGCCCCCGCCGTCGCCAACGCACTCGACCTCCCGGTCGTCACCGACACCATCGGCCTCGAAACCGACGGCGAAACCCTGATCGCAACCCGTGAAATGTACGGCAGCAAAGTCGAGACGACGAACGAACTCGAAAATAACGCCGTCGTCACGATCCGCAGCGCAGAGTGGCCGGCCGCCGAAGGGACCGGCGACGCCACGATCGACGCCTTCGACGCCGACATCGACGAAGCCGCCATCGGCTCGACCGTCAGCGGCTTCGAGGAAGTCGGCGGCGGCGACGTCGACATCAGCGAGGCCGAACTGCTGGTCTCGATCGGGCGCGGAATCGAAGAAGAGGAGAACCTCGACCTGATCCGGGATCTGGCCGACGCCCTCGGCGCGACGCTGTCATCCTCGCGTCCGATCGTCGACAACGGCTGGCTGCCCAAAAACCGCCAGGTCGGCCAGTCCGGCAAAGTCGTCACGCCCGACGTCTA is a window from the Natrinema halophilum genome containing:
- a CDS encoding acyl-CoA dehydrogenase family protein is translated as MTQLDSELEMLRNETRNFVENEVIPEANERDTKGERMSDELIDQLGDMGYFGLMIPEEYGGLGMGPLAYSLVVEELCRGWMSVGTLIARGQYIPGATDEQKEEYLPKMATGDKFKAVSISESGAGSDVAGLSTTAEKDGDEYVIDGQKMWCTGAKLSDFICVYARTGDQSRGHKGVSGFLVDKSRGEFDVDGLSGQKLDTIGFKGWNTWELNFDNVRVPENKLIGEEEGKGFYQIMNFFEPARIHVASRGIGLARGALEDSLAYAQEREQFGEEIGNFQAIRFKLATMATKIEAARQLTHDVARKKQTEDGRLDLEARCDHEAAMAKYYASEMAEEVTSEGIQIHGGNGYTTDYPLERYWRDARLLKIVDGTSEIQQRIIADRLFEKGVK
- a CDS encoding IclR family transcriptional regulator encodes the protein MENIIWCRPLTHTMEKESQTIQAGEKLLTVIEAIQELDGARVSELADHLGYTKSTVHRYLATLESQEYVVKERGTYHIGLRFLDIGEHAATRKKAYTMAESKVAELAEETQERAQFVVEEHGKAVYVHREIGNNAVRTDPGLGKRIPIHAAAAGKAILAYTPEEKVQHIIETRGLPAMTEHTITDPEELFEDLELTRDRGYTINENEILEGLSAIGVAIQDENERAIGALSVSGPTHRMKGEWFKEDLPSLLMGTANELELNTSHSHRL
- a CDS encoding DUF3604 domain-containing protein; this encodes MDEEAIRETYGTATITPQNDVVVGSFGTWTITYTAGELGLDDGARLKIAANVASDWGPPQFDDPTEDNYCSVTTSGDASVTAEYHSRGYSRPWTDTIDVDVHDGALSPGDTITLTLGDRSQGSMGLSAQSYPETGFQFIVLVDAFETEEYVRIADDLSFDLVPGTLDRLRAVVPSTASIDETVTLSVRGEDYWGNPITDDTTTVRFEGDDGIKLPETATLSDGVVHVQASFDQPGVYRVTVSDDESGAETTTNPVCCRDTDVGTRTYWGDIHGQSGETVGTGTITEYFDFAKEKAFLDFVSHAGNDFQITDAFWETIQDTVKEFHEPDEFVTFLCYEWSANTPNGGDHNVYFLDDEAEINRSSSWQVENGYERHQGINTAEELYETYSGRDDVLIIPHQGGRPATLDAFDPELTPFLELLSVWGVFEWFGQEALERGYQVGFVGGSDDHTGRPGASRPANVTGWSFPIKGGLMGIHADSLTRESLWNAFKNRRCYATTGARIDLNTSIDGHPMGSTVDVTGSPTINVEVRGTAPISEVDLFRGTDCVATETFRDGDDWLEVLWTGARSKTRHKVQNWTGGVSLDRGRIDDVEPFGFDHPKQGIESVTDTAVKWDAATAGNYQGVRLQLDAPTDAMLSISTPPVTESVALSSVEDSVVFDAGRIERRLELNRVGQSSTVDTKIAFEDDPDPDTYPYYVRVRQTDGEMAWSSPIFATIE
- a CDS encoding MFS transporter; translated protein: MANSHIQTFYEHARAVVGDLQKDGRGWMLMAVSLGWLVSLGVRLVFPTLLSNIRSEFGMSLSTAGLLLSMLWAAYALMQLPGGIIADRMGERTALVLSCSVSIAGIIFVILAPSIEVLFLAIVLVGVGTGLYGTTRVTVVGTVFQDRGGVAMGLTQAAGNVGTTLLPTLAGLLAVAVGWRWGLGSILPFFILALTSLWITLPQTTATTTRGDSERSWDDLRPFLNSLRHRPLIIVNISMALNAFVYQSFTSFYPTYLVVRKGLHSGTAATLLGLFFASGIVIQPVAGIVSDRLGTRVTLAGVFGGTVAVLAVLPFVSGLWTLVLITVPAALLLAVWPITNSYVVSVVPGESNKGAIVGTTRFAYLLFGATGPIAVGIIAEAGSFDRAFLLLAGIALVASVTSLFLSSPSS
- a CDS encoding YeiH family protein yields the protein MNRTLFFELILGVSLLGVCAILAKVSAPFIPGANNLLIAVIIGITIANTTGVPSVARPGVQTHKLWLATGIVLMGASLTVESILARGILVLAIVLSVTTFTIFYVEFLSRVVFGFSEKLSSLLAVGSSICGVSAVVAVAGSIRASEEDIAYAAATVLLFDAVTLFIYPIVGNIFAIPSKIFGMWAGVSMFSTGPVIAVGFMHSAKAGEWATITKLARNALIGVVAVAYAAYYTRKRTNASQSQIRILWAEFPKFILGFIAFMFIASAGFLSTNQISSLVNVYNWLFLLAFVGLGTEIRFSELRSTGISPALVVLIGLSTVSVFSLLLLFFLFG
- a CDS encoding electron transfer flavoprotein subunit beta/FixA family protein; amino-acid sequence: MKILVTVKEVATVEDEFEIDGTEIADQYLGADLNEWDDYAIEEAVQLQEAGIADEVVTVTIGPEDCEQTIRQALAKGADRAVRVWDDSLEGVDLLDVNAKTEILSAVVEEEEPDLVLSGVQAGDDSFAATGVSVAENVGFQWGAVVNHLEHDFSGDTVSVRRELEGGVEELNEIELPAVLTIQTGINEPRYASLRGIRQAQRKELDVQNLADLGVDESAIDADLELTDMYEPESESDVTVWEGGPDDTAAELGELLRDKGVAQ
- a CDS encoding electron transfer flavoprotein subunit alpha/FixB family protein, which encodes MTDVLAVTDHRRGELRDVSYELITAGRSLADETGGDLHLAVISGTVDDFADKLNREGVDAIHTVPYGEEFNHDVYTQAITQLYDELAPQYVLTPNSVNGLDYAPAVANALDLPVVTDTIGLETDGETLIATREMYGSKVETTNELENNAVVTIRSAEWPAAEGTGDATIDAFDADIDEAAIGSTVSGFEEVGGGDVDISEAELLVSIGRGIEEEENLDLIRDLADALGATLSSSRPIVDNGWLPKNRQVGQSGKVVTPDVYIAIGISGAVQHVAGMKGSDTIVAINTDPNAPIMDIADYAIHDDLFDVVPALIDEFQ